In Flavobacterium lacustre, a genomic segment contains:
- a CDS encoding alpha-amylase family glycosyl hydrolase — protein MKKNLFYSLMALSIVVSSCSSTQKVSLKETSKTPFVWEGANLYFLMTDRFNNGDTASDINFGRNKATGKLRGFEGGDIKGIIQKIDDGYFEQLGINAIWLTPIVEQIHDGVDEGTGLSYGFHGYWTRDWTALDPNFGTKKDLAELVEKAHAKGIRIMLDGVINHTGPVTTIDTVWPNDWVRTEPTCTYSNFENTTVCTLVKNLPDVKTESTQEVTIPAFLAEKWKTEGRYDTEMASLDAFFKRTGYPRTPKYYIIKWLTDYIAEYGVDGYRADTVKHTEEGVWADFKTQCDYAFATWKKNNPTKVLDNNSFYTVAEVYNYGISTGQLFDFGDKKVNYYENGFNNMINFEFKWDAQKDYEFIFSKYSSKLNNELKGFSVLNYLSSHDDGGPFDAKRTKSIESGTKLLLSPGISQVYYGDESARSLVIEGTQGDATLRSFMNWEDIKSNPETQKIILHWQKLGQFRRNHPAIGAGIHTEISSQPYTFSRTFIKGDFTDKVVVGLALPAGPKVLSTGSIFAEGATVIDTYSGKEALVSKGKVTIDSVFDVVLLELKK, from the coding sequence ATGAAAAAAAATCTATTTTATAGCTTGATGGCACTGTCAATAGTAGTATCGAGTTGCTCATCTACCCAAAAAGTAAGTTTGAAAGAAACGAGCAAAACTCCTTTTGTTTGGGAAGGCGCTAATTTATATTTCTTGATGACAGACCGTTTTAATAATGGCGATACCGCTTCGGATATTAATTTTGGAAGAAACAAAGCAACCGGAAAACTACGTGGTTTTGAAGGCGGAGACATCAAAGGAATTATTCAAAAAATCGACGATGGTTATTTTGAACAATTAGGAATCAATGCGATTTGGCTTACGCCAATTGTGGAGCAAATTCACGATGGTGTTGACGAAGGAACTGGTTTAAGCTATGGTTTTCATGGCTATTGGACAAGAGACTGGACGGCTTTGGATCCTAATTTCGGAACCAAAAAAGACCTAGCCGAACTAGTCGAAAAAGCACACGCAAAAGGTATTCGAATCATGCTTGATGGTGTAATTAATCATACAGGACCGGTTACAACTATTGATACCGTTTGGCCTAATGATTGGGTACGAACTGAGCCTACTTGCACCTACAGCAACTTCGAAAACACTACGGTTTGTACCTTGGTAAAAAACCTTCCTGATGTAAAAACCGAAAGTACTCAAGAAGTAACCATCCCCGCTTTCTTAGCTGAAAAATGGAAAACAGAAGGTCGTTATGATACTGAAATGGCTTCTTTAGATGCTTTTTTCAAAAGAACCGGTTACCCAAGAACGCCAAAATATTACATCATAAAATGGTTGACTGATTACATCGCTGAATATGGCGTTGATGGGTACAGAGCCGACACAGTGAAACATACCGAAGAAGGTGTTTGGGCTGATTTCAAAACGCAATGTGATTATGCTTTTGCAACTTGGAAGAAAAATAACCCAACAAAAGTTCTGGATAACAACTCCTTTTACACCGTTGCCGAAGTGTATAATTATGGCATCAGTACGGGACAACTTTTTGATTTTGGAGATAAAAAAGTGAATTACTATGAAAATGGTTTCAACAATATGATCAATTTCGAATTCAAATGGGATGCTCAAAAAGACTATGAATTTATATTCTCCAAATATTCTTCGAAGCTGAATAATGAGTTGAAAGGATTTAGTGTTTTGAACTATTTATCATCTCATGATGACGGCGGACCATTTGATGCCAAACGTACTAAAAGCATAGAAAGCGGAACAAAATTATTGCTTTCACCAGGAATTTCACAAGTGTATTACGGTGATGAATCCGCTCGTTCCTTAGTGATTGAGGGAACTCAGGGCGATGCTACTTTACGTTCGTTTATGAACTGGGAAGACATCAAATCAAATCCTGAAACACAAAAAATCATATTGCATTGGCAGAAATTAGGACAGTTCAGAAGAAACCATCCTGCGATTGGAGCCGGAATTCATACTGAAATTTCAAGTCAGCCTTATACCTTCAGCCGAACATTTATAAAAGGAGATTTTACAGACAAAGTAGTGGTAGGCTTAGCTTTGCCAGCAGGTCCAAAAGTACTTTCTACAGGTTCAATTTTCGCTGAAGGCGCAACTGTCATAGACACTTATTCCGGAAAAGAAGCCTTGGTTTCGAAAGGAAAAGTGACAATCGATTCTGTATTTGACGTAGTCTTATTAGAATTAAAAAAGTAA
- a CDS encoding TIM-barrel domain-containing protein yields the protein MKQLFIYLLLSTFAFAQNANRKYESYKKTNNTLEIKTSDGLYLLKPYSEKIVETSFIPKGETFNTDSHAVVLIPQKGISKVKETKNTLLFSTKGIVVTIEKSPFKISYSYKGKALLSEKNGYVKTANAEILDFNLNDTEVLYGGGSRALGMNRRGNRLKLYNRAQYGYADRAELLNFCIPVVLSSKMYAVHFDNAAIGYLDLDSKKDNTLAYETISGRKTYQVIAADSWTDLTASYTDLTGKQPLPARWTFGNFSSRFGYHSQEEVEKTIEKFKNDSIPVDAIIIDLYWFGKTIQGTLGNLDWDKETFPNPTKMIADLNAKDIKTVLITEPFVLTTSSKWKEAVAEKILATDQFGKPFVYDFYFGNTGIIDLFKTEGKQWFWSIYKNLIHQGVGGLWGDLGEPEMFPSEAFTAKGKADEVHNIYGHNWAKLIADGYKKDFPATRPFILMRSGYSGSQQFGIIPWSGDVGRSWGGLQSQTEIALQMGMQGIGYMHSDLGGFAGDYFDNELYIRWLQYGVFQPIFRPHAGEAVASEPVYKDIVTKAEAKKQVELRYQMLPYNYTLAFENNQKGTPLMRPLLFEEPENQALQSVCQTYFWGNDFLVTPITKAGLTSTTVYFPKNNNWFDFYTDAEQLGGTTVTIPVAKEHIPVFVRGGAFIPMIKTIQNTSKYSLNAFDLHFYFDAKTAQSQGKLYNDDGTTANAFEKGAFEILNFNSASNEKTVTLTLTTTTGKTFQSADKNISIMLHNLNGKAKKVTVDGKNSSFIIKDKTIEIPVISKKGAKNTILIQLQ from the coding sequence ATGAAACAGCTATTTATATACTTATTACTCTCCACTTTTGCCTTTGCCCAAAATGCAAACCGAAAATACGAGAGTTACAAAAAGACAAACAATACATTAGAAATAAAAACCTCGGATGGATTGTATCTGCTCAAACCCTATTCTGAAAAAATTGTAGAAACTTCTTTTATTCCAAAAGGAGAAACATTCAATACTGATTCGCATGCCGTTGTTTTGATTCCTCAAAAAGGAATTTCAAAAGTAAAAGAAACCAAAAATACATTACTATTTTCAACAAAAGGAATTGTAGTCACGATTGAAAAATCACCTTTTAAAATTTCCTATTCGTATAAAGGTAAAGCTTTACTCTCCGAAAAAAATGGTTATGTAAAAACAGCCAATGCTGAAATTTTAGACTTTAATCTCAATGACACCGAAGTACTTTATGGAGGAGGTTCAAGAGCTTTAGGAATGAATCGCCGAGGCAATCGTTTAAAATTATACAATCGCGCTCAATATGGCTATGCAGACCGAGCTGAACTACTTAATTTTTGTATTCCTGTAGTTTTATCTTCAAAAATGTATGCGGTACATTTTGATAATGCGGCGATTGGATATTTAGATTTAGACAGCAAAAAAGACAATACATTAGCTTATGAAACTATTTCCGGCAGAAAAACGTATCAGGTAATCGCCGCAGATTCCTGGACAGATCTAACAGCCAGTTATACCGATTTAACAGGAAAACAACCTTTGCCGGCCCGATGGACTTTTGGTAATTTCTCCAGTCGATTTGGGTACCACAGCCAAGAGGAAGTAGAAAAAACCATTGAAAAATTCAAAAATGACAGCATTCCGGTTGATGCTATAATTATAGACTTGTATTGGTTTGGAAAAACTATTCAGGGAACTTTAGGGAATTTAGATTGGGATAAAGAAACTTTTCCAAATCCAACTAAAATGATTGCCGATTTGAATGCAAAAGACATCAAAACGGTTTTGATAACAGAGCCTTTCGTCTTAACAACTTCGAGCAAATGGAAAGAAGCCGTTGCTGAAAAAATATTAGCAACAGATCAATTTGGAAAACCATTTGTATATGATTTTTACTTTGGAAACACCGGAATTATAGACCTTTTTAAAACCGAAGGAAAACAATGGTTTTGGTCTATTTATAAAAACTTAATTCATCAAGGTGTTGGTGGACTTTGGGGCGATTTAGGAGAACCGGAAATGTTCCCTTCAGAAGCCTTTACGGCAAAAGGCAAAGCCGATGAAGTACATAATATTTACGGACACAACTGGGCAAAATTAATAGCAGACGGGTACAAAAAAGATTTTCCGGCCACTCGCCCATTTATCCTGATGCGTTCCGGTTATTCCGGTTCACAACAGTTCGGAATTATTCCTTGGTCTGGTGATGTGGGCCGTTCTTGGGGCGGATTACAGTCGCAAACCGAAATTGCTTTACAAATGGGAATGCAGGGAATTGGGTATATGCATTCTGATTTAGGCGGTTTTGCCGGTGATTATTTTGATAATGAACTCTATATTCGTTGGCTGCAATATGGTGTTTTTCAACCTATTTTTCGCCCGCATGCAGGAGAAGCTGTAGCTTCCGAACCGGTTTATAAAGACATTGTCACCAAAGCCGAAGCCAAAAAACAAGTCGAATTGCGCTATCAAATGCTACCGTACAATTATACTTTGGCTTTCGAAAACAACCAGAAAGGAACTCCCTTAATGCGTCCTTTATTATTTGAAGAACCAGAAAATCAAGCATTACAAAGCGTTTGCCAAACCTACTTTTGGGGAAATGACTTTTTAGTAACTCCAATTACCAAAGCCGGATTGACTTCGACAACGGTTTATTTTCCAAAAAACAACAACTGGTTTGATTTTTATACCGATGCGGAACAGTTAGGTGGAACCACTGTAACTATTCCCGTTGCCAAAGAGCATATTCCTGTTTTTGTTCGCGGTGGCGCTTTTATTCCAATGATAAAAACGATTCAAAATACTTCTAAATATTCGTTGAATGCTTTTGACCTTCATTTTTATTTTGATGCCAAAACTGCACAAAGTCAAGGCAAATTGTATAATGATGACGGAACAACTGCTAATGCATTCGAGAAAGGCGCTTTTGAAATCCTGAACTTTAATTCGGCTTCAAATGAAAAAACGGTAACTTTAACCCTAACCACAACGACCGGAAAAACATTTCAATCTGCCGATAAAAACATTAGCATAATGCTGCATAACTTAAATGGAAAGGCTAAAAAAGTAACGGTTGACGGAAAAAACAGTAGTTTTATTATTAAAGACAAAACAATAGAAATTCCTGTAATTTCAAAAAAAGGAGCAAAAAACACCATATTAATTCAATTACAATAA
- a CDS encoding glycoside hydrolase family 13 protein: MKNIFLIMIFISTPFFAQIDRVEPPFWYAGMENTELQILFYGKNIAENEVTVSNKIQITDVIKTENPNYIFVTIDTKNVIAQDFIFSFSKDKKVVFTKKYTLKKRRANSAARKSFDASDMIYLIMPDRFANGNPKNDNNKSVIEKAERSNPGGRHGGDIAGMIQNLDYLKELGVTTVWPTPLCEDNDKTYSYHTYAQSDVYKIDPRYGTNEEYVQLASELHKRDMKLIMDYVTNHWGLQHWMMNDLPTKDWINQFENYTGTSHKRTTVHDINASKIDYDICFNGWFVPSMPDLNQKNPLVLKYLTQNVIWWIEYADLDGLRVDTYNYADPNAIAKWTKAITDEYPNLNIVGEISMRDQAQLSYWQKDSKVGAIQNFNSNLPSIMDFIMLDAFQSIFNENDGSWDKGMMKIYDNLANDFLYPNPNNIMIFAENHDTERFNEVYKNDFKKYQMAMALVATLRGIPQLYYGSEIGMAGDRNKGGDAAIRQDFPGGWKEDTNNAFLKSSRTAEQEHYFDFTSKLFQWRKTNEAVHFGKTTHYIPENNVYVYFRYTDTKTVMVVVNNSDNNQTIKTNRFQENIEKFSTGKDILSSKTIDLKQDLTIESKSVLILELQ; the protein is encoded by the coding sequence ATGAAAAATATTTTCCTAATTATGATTTTCATTTCCACTCCTTTTTTTGCACAAATAGACCGGGTAGAACCTCCTTTTTGGTATGCCGGAATGGAAAATACTGAATTGCAGATTTTATTTTATGGTAAAAATATTGCCGAAAATGAAGTTACTGTTTCTAATAAAATCCAAATTACAGATGTCATAAAAACCGAAAATCCAAATTACATTTTCGTAACAATTGATACCAAAAATGTAATTGCACAAGATTTTATTTTCTCTTTTTCTAAAGATAAAAAAGTCGTTTTTACTAAAAAATACACCTTAAAAAAACGCAGAGCTAATTCCGCTGCACGCAAAAGTTTTGATGCTTCGGATATGATTTATCTTATAATGCCCGATCGTTTTGCTAACGGAAATCCAAAAAACGACAACAACAAATCTGTTATCGAAAAAGCAGAACGAAGCAATCCCGGCGGAAGACACGGTGGCGATATTGCAGGAATGATTCAAAACTTAGATTATCTGAAAGAATTAGGTGTAACAACAGTCTGGCCAACACCACTTTGTGAAGACAACGACAAAACCTATTCGTATCATACCTACGCACAATCCGATGTGTACAAAATTGATCCCCGTTATGGAACCAATGAAGAATACGTTCAATTAGCGTCCGAATTACACAAACGGGACATGAAATTAATCATGGATTATGTGACCAATCACTGGGGTTTACAACACTGGATGATGAATGATTTACCAACTAAAGATTGGATTAATCAATTTGAAAATTACACCGGAACATCGCATAAAAGAACGACGGTTCATGATATAAATGCTTCAAAAATTGATTACGATATTTGTTTTAACGGATGGTTCGTGCCTTCTATGCCCGATTTAAATCAAAAAAATCCTTTAGTTTTAAAATACCTGACACAAAATGTCATTTGGTGGATTGAATATGCAGATTTAGACGGTTTGCGTGTAGATACATATAACTATGCCGATCCAAATGCTATTGCAAAATGGACCAAAGCCATAACAGATGAATATCCTAATTTAAACATTGTTGGTGAAATTTCCATGCGCGATCAAGCCCAACTTTCCTATTGGCAAAAAGACAGCAAAGTGGGAGCAATTCAAAACTTTAATTCTAATTTGCCAAGCATCATGGATTTTATCATGTTAGATGCTTTCCAAAGTATTTTCAATGAAAATGACGGCAGTTGGGACAAAGGAATGATGAAAATCTACGACAATTTAGCCAATGATTTTCTGTATCCAAATCCAAATAACATCATGATTTTTGCCGAAAATCACGATACCGAACGTTTCAATGAAGTCTACAAAAATGATTTCAAAAAATACCAAATGGCCATGGCGCTTGTAGCTACATTACGTGGTATTCCGCAATTGTATTATGGTTCTGAAATTGGTATGGCGGGAGATAGGAACAAAGGCGGTGACGCAGCAATTCGTCAAGATTTTCCTGGCGGATGGAAAGAAGACACTAATAATGCCTTCTTAAAATCAAGCCGAACTGCAGAACAAGAGCACTATTTTGATTTTACGTCTAAATTATTTCAATGGCGAAAAACCAACGAAGCAGTACATTTTGGCAAAACAACACATTACATTCCTGAAAACAATGTCTATGTTTATTTTCGTTATACTGATACAAAAACGGTCATGGTTGTAGTCAATAACAGCGACAATAATCAAACGATAAAAACCAATAGGTTTCAAGAAAACATCGAGAAATTTTCTACAGGAAAAGACATTTTATCTTCAAAAACTATCGATTTGAAACAAGATTTAACTATCGAAAGTAAATCTGTTTTGATTTTAGAATTACAATAA
- a CDS encoding glycoside hydrolase family 65 protein, translating into MNQDYIKADNWSIIEEGFDVESVKSSESLFSIGNGAMGQRANFEENYTGETFQGSYIAGIYYPDKTKVGWWKNGYPKYFAKVLNAPNWIGIDIEINGENLDLNACTEVKNFRRELNMKEGWYNRSFEATLKNGTEVAVNIRRFLSLDIDEAGVINYEITPLNKDTKIIYKPYIDAGVTNEDANWEEKFWEPLNVKKSGNEAFVTAQTFKTHFKVTTFMHNSIWTNGENINVSPSSIDSFSDKIQFSYGVIIAKGDKSSIQKIGGYTVSLNHENTLTAAEKTIQTALAKGYNQLLQDQIDAWAKIWEMSDITIEGDVKAQQGIRFNIFQLNQTYLGKDSRLNIGPKGFTGEKYGGSTYWDTEAYCIPFYMATKDQQVARNLLTYRYNQLDKAIENAQNNLGFKDGAALYPMVTMNGEECHNEWEITHEEIHRNGAIAFAIFNYYRYTGDYSYIPEKGLEVLIGIARFWHQRASFSKNKNQYMILGVTGPNEYENNINNNFYTNYIAKWCIDYTYEQIQKVSLEYPSDHKRIIEKVNLSETELQEWNKVAGNMYFPKSEEMGIYLQQDGFLDKDLVPVKDLDPAQRPINQKWSWDRVLRSPYIKQADVLQCFYFFEDHFSKEELERNFDFYESFTVHESSLSPCVHSIQAAKLDKMDMAYTFYLRTSRLDLDDYNKEVEEGCHITSMAGTWMSIVEGFGGMRVKNDTLHFSPKIPKEWQGYSFKINFRNQIVKISVNHNETQLTLEGDKELTVFVNEKPVLVEPNKLATT; encoded by the coding sequence ATGAATCAAGATTATATAAAAGCAGACAATTGGTCCATCATAGAAGAAGGATTTGATGTAGAGAGTGTAAAATCGTCTGAAAGTCTCTTTAGTATCGGAAACGGCGCTATGGGACAACGTGCCAATTTTGAAGAAAACTATACCGGAGAAACTTTTCAGGGAAGTTACATCGCAGGTATTTATTATCCGGACAAAACCAAAGTGGGCTGGTGGAAAAACGGATACCCAAAATATTTTGCAAAAGTTTTAAACGCACCAAACTGGATTGGAATTGACATTGAAATCAATGGTGAAAATTTAGATTTGAATGCTTGTACGGAAGTCAAAAACTTTCGTCGTGAATTGAATATGAAAGAAGGTTGGTATAATCGTTCTTTTGAAGCCACATTGAAAAACGGAACTGAAGTTGCAGTAAATATTCGTCGTTTTCTTTCATTAGACATTGATGAAGCGGGTGTAATAAATTACGAAATCACTCCTTTGAACAAGGATACAAAAATAATTTACAAACCTTATATTGATGCTGGTGTAACTAATGAAGATGCAAACTGGGAAGAAAAATTCTGGGAACCTTTAAATGTAAAAAAATCAGGAAACGAAGCTTTTGTAACCGCTCAAACGTTTAAAACCCATTTTAAAGTAACCACTTTCATGCATAACAGCATCTGGACGAATGGCGAAAATATTAATGTTTCCCCATCTTCTATAGATTCTTTTTCAGACAAAATTCAGTTTTCTTACGGAGTTATCATTGCAAAAGGAGATAAATCCAGTATTCAAAAAATTGGTGGATATACCGTTTCTTTAAATCATGAAAACACATTAACCGCTGCCGAAAAAACCATTCAAACTGCTCTTGCAAAAGGATACAACCAATTGTTGCAAGATCAAATTGATGCTTGGGCAAAAATTTGGGAAATGTCAGACATCACGATTGAAGGCGATGTAAAAGCACAACAAGGAATCCGTTTCAATATTTTTCAATTGAATCAAACCTATCTGGGTAAAGATTCCCGTTTAAATATTGGACCAAAAGGATTTACCGGAGAGAAATACGGCGGTTCCACCTATTGGGATACCGAAGCGTATTGTATTCCATTTTATATGGCGACCAAAGACCAACAAGTAGCCCGAAATTTATTGACGTATCGTTACAATCAATTGGACAAAGCAATTGAAAACGCACAAAATAATTTAGGTTTCAAAGACGGAGCCGCTCTATACCCAATGGTAACTATGAATGGTGAAGAATGCCATAACGAATGGGAAATTACCCATGAGGAAATTCATAGAAACGGGGCGATTGCTTTTGCAATTTTCAACTACTATCGCTACACCGGAGATTACTCTTATATCCCCGAAAAAGGATTGGAAGTTTTAATTGGTATTGCCCGTTTCTGGCATCAAAGAGCTTCGTTCTCTAAAAACAAAAACCAGTACATGATTTTGGGAGTTACCGGACCTAACGAATACGAAAACAATATCAATAATAATTTCTATACCAATTATATTGCAAAATGGTGTATTGATTATACGTACGAACAAATCCAAAAAGTATCATTAGAATATCCTTCGGATCATAAACGTATTATCGAAAAGGTGAACCTTTCAGAGACTGAATTACAGGAATGGAATAAAGTAGCCGGCAATATGTACTTCCCAAAATCGGAAGAAATGGGTATTTACCTGCAACAAGACGGTTTTTTAGACAAAGATTTAGTTCCCGTAAAAGACTTAGATCCAGCACAACGTCCTATCAATCAAAAATGGTCTTGGGATAGAGTTTTACGTTCGCCTTATATCAAACAAGCGGATGTTTTACAGTGTTTTTATTTCTTTGAAGATCATTTTTCTAAAGAAGAATTAGAACGTAATTTTGATTTTTACGAATCATTTACTGTACATGAAAGCTCACTTTCGCCTTGTGTTCACTCTATTCAAGCGGCTAAATTAGACAAAATGGATATGGCGTACACCTTCTATTTGAGAACTTCCCGTTTAGATTTAGATGATTACAATAAAGAAGTGGAAGAAGGCTGTCATATCACCTCTATGGCCGGAACATGGATGAGTATTGTAGAAGGTTTTGGCGGAATGCGTGTAAAAAATGACACTTTGCATTTCTCTCCAAAAATTCCAAAAGAATGGCAAGGATATTCCTTTAAAATCAACTTCAGAAATCAAATTGTAAAGATTTCAGTCAATCATAATGAAACCCAATTGACACTCGAAGGAGATAAAGAACTAACAGTTTTTGTAAATGAAAAACCAGTGCTGGTTGAACCAAATAAACTGGCAACAACATAA
- the pgmB gene encoding beta-phosphoglucomutase, which yields MTKAFIFDLDGVIVDTAKYHYLAWKKIATALDIEFTHEHNELLKGVSRVRSLDIILELGKVEASQEDKDRWLIEKNEEYLSYLVDMNESEILPGVLPVLQFLKEKNQPIALGSASKNARPILEKTGILHYFDAIVDGNDVSNAKPDPEVFLIAAKLLKTDPKDAIVFEDSVAGIQAANIGNMVSIGIGEKSILEEAQYIFKDFTQIEKSFIEQLINA from the coding sequence ATGACTAAAGCATTTATATTCGACCTGGACGGAGTGATTGTTGACACCGCTAAATACCATTATTTAGCTTGGAAAAAAATCGCAACAGCATTAGATATCGAATTTACACACGAACACAACGAACTATTAAAAGGAGTTAGCCGCGTTCGCTCGCTGGATATAATTTTAGAATTAGGAAAAGTCGAAGCATCTCAAGAAGATAAAGACCGATGGTTAATTGAAAAAAACGAAGAGTATTTATCCTACTTGGTAGACATGAATGAAAGTGAAATTCTTCCGGGAGTTTTGCCTGTTCTTCAATTTTTAAAAGAAAAAAACCAACCAATAGCGCTAGGTTCAGCAAGTAAAAATGCCAGACCAATTCTGGAAAAAACAGGAATCTTACATTATTTTGATGCTATTGTAGACGGAAATGACGTCAGCAATGCTAAACCAGATCCTGAAGTTTTCTTGATTGCCGCCAAATTATTAAAAACAGATCCTAAAGACGCTATCGTTTTTGAAGATTCTGTTGCAGGGATTCAAGCTGCAAATATTGGAAATATGGTAAGCATAGGAATTGGAGAGAAATCAATCTTAGAAGAAGCACAATACATCTTCAAAGATTTCACGCAAATAGAAAAAAGCTTTATTGAGCAATTAATAAATGCTTAA
- a CDS encoding MFS transporter: MEKPKLSFWQIWNLSFGFLGVQIGYSLQNGNTSRILEALGADVHSIGYFWLAAPLAGLVVQPIIGLSSDKTWTRLGRRIPFIFFGAIVSALAMFFMPNAEYFAYLLPPLVFGAVMLLLMDTSFNVTMQPFRALVGDMVNDHQRNLGYSLQSALINFGAVFGSLLPWILAKAGMANVPAPGEKVAESVIWSFYIGGAILLITVLWTVFKTKEYAPKEHAEYNKIDLDAPEKKEKSSIFSLISNAPKIFWQLGFVQFFSWFALFLMWVYTTRAIANQVWGPEALDAKSIGFNEAGDWTGVMFAFYSAVAAIFSLLIPSIAKSIGRKKTYSFSLLLGGIGLISMFLVHDKNLLLVSMVGVGLAWAAILAMPYAMLSGSLPADKMGVYMGLFNATITLPQIAAGLLGSTIIALFGGHPMAIIAIAGVSMLIAGLAVTFVKETATTK, translated from the coding sequence ATGGAAAAACCCAAGTTAAGTTTTTGGCAAATTTGGAATCTAAGTTTTGGATTCTTAGGAGTTCAAATTGGATATTCGCTACAAAATGGAAATACCAGCAGAATATTAGAAGCCTTAGGTGCCGATGTTCATAGCATAGGATATTTTTGGTTAGCAGCACCTCTAGCAGGTCTGGTTGTACAACCTATAATTGGTCTTTCGAGTGATAAGACCTGGACTCGGTTGGGTCGCAGAATCCCATTTATATTTTTCGGAGCAATTGTCTCTGCGTTGGCTATGTTTTTCATGCCTAATGCAGAATACTTCGCATACCTTTTACCTCCATTAGTTTTCGGAGCTGTAATGTTATTATTAATGGATACATCCTTTAATGTTACTATGCAACCTTTTAGAGCTCTAGTTGGAGATATGGTAAATGATCATCAACGCAATTTGGGTTATTCCTTACAGAGTGCATTGATTAACTTTGGAGCCGTTTTTGGCTCTTTGCTTCCTTGGATTCTTGCAAAAGCAGGAATGGCAAATGTGCCGGCACCTGGAGAAAAAGTAGCCGAATCTGTAATTTGGTCTTTCTATATAGGAGGAGCTATTTTACTCATTACTGTACTTTGGACTGTTTTCAAAACAAAAGAATACGCACCAAAAGAACATGCAGAGTATAACAAAATAGATTTAGACGCTCCAGAAAAAAAAGAAAAATCAAGTATTTTCAGTTTGATTTCAAATGCACCAAAAATATTTTGGCAGTTGGGATTTGTACAATTTTTTTCCTGGTTCGCTTTATTTTTAATGTGGGTATACACTACAAGAGCAATCGCCAATCAAGTTTGGGGACCTGAAGCATTAGATGCAAAATCAATCGGCTTCAATGAAGCTGGGGACTGGACCGGTGTAATGTTCGCTTTTTACAGTGCTGTAGCTGCAATATTCTCTTTGTTAATTCCTTCAATAGCAAAATCTATTGGCAGAAAAAAAACCTACAGTTTTTCTCTTCTACTAGGAGGAATCGGATTAATTTCTATGTTCTTAGTACACGATAAAAACCTATTATTGGTTTCTATGGTGGGTGTTGGTTTAGCTTGGGCTGCTATTTTAGCCATGCCTTATGCTATGTTATCCGGTTCATTACCTGCCGATAAAATGGGAGTTTACATGGGATTATTCAACGCAACGATTACTTTGCCTCAAATCGCGGCCGGATTATTAGGCAGTACCATTATTGCCTTATTTGGAGGTCATCCTATGGCGATTATTGCCATAGCGGGAGTTTCCATGTTAATCGCCGGTCTTGCCGTAACCTTTGTTAAGGAAACAGCAACAACTAAATAA